A window of the Psychrobium sp. MM17-31 genome harbors these coding sequences:
- a CDS encoding ATP-binding protein — MKLKLFWKIYLSIAITCIGLVTGLSYLSEYVEDKMSHLTLTDQQTLKEYARQATELAQTNPELLTQWAEDIAQREQTWLVVVKAKHQWLYGSEIPAALQEETVQGRLVEWPIHLEHEVNPVMDLPLNFNDYHLLIQLPQHMRPGAYWQVIHLLITVLLPLLLTAIISYLMYRNIIKPLQALHRDSAHFTQGDFNTRSSSEVSNRNDEIGELATGFNDMADNISALIKSQRQLIADISHELRTPITRLKLLLSSGYNKADVIERFDRELGYMAGLVEDTLTLAWLNNEKPDLSREDVDLTALIETIAEDARFEFTQHQLVLQLPESCQIENSNHRALGQSIENVVRNSMKYSPEQSQVSIKCWQEAELVTIEISDQGAGVPVERLEDMFEPFVRLDQARDRASGGYGLGLALTKRQITALGGTISASANTPHGLVMTMTLPIK, encoded by the coding sequence ATGAAATTAAAATTGTTTTGGAAGATTTATCTCAGTATTGCCATTACCTGTATTGGTTTGGTGACGGGGTTGTCGTATTTGAGTGAATACGTTGAAGATAAAATGAGTCATCTCACGCTAACGGATCAACAAACACTCAAAGAGTATGCTCGCCAAGCAACGGAATTAGCGCAAACCAATCCAGAGCTATTAACGCAATGGGCAGAAGATATCGCTCAGCGTGAACAAACTTGGTTGGTTGTGGTAAAGGCCAAACATCAATGGTTATACGGCAGTGAAATTCCAGCAGCCTTGCAAGAAGAGACCGTGCAAGGTCGATTAGTTGAATGGCCAATTCACCTTGAGCATGAAGTTAATCCGGTGATGGATTTACCGCTTAACTTCAACGATTATCACTTGTTGATTCAACTACCGCAGCATATGCGCCCGGGTGCTTATTGGCAGGTGATTCACTTGCTAATCACAGTATTGCTGCCTTTGCTGTTGACGGCGATTATTAGTTATCTGATGTATCGCAATATTATTAAGCCACTGCAAGCATTACATCGCGATTCAGCGCATTTTACGCAGGGGGATTTTAATACCCGCTCGTCGAGTGAGGTAAGTAATCGCAACGATGAAATTGGTGAATTGGCGACAGGCTTTAATGACATGGCAGACAATATTTCTGCATTAATTAAGAGTCAGCGCCAGTTGATAGCCGATATTTCTCATGAATTACGCACGCCTATCACTCGCCTTAAATTGTTGTTGAGTAGCGGATATAACAAGGCGGATGTCATTGAACGCTTCGATCGCGAACTTGGTTATATGGCCGGTCTTGTCGAGGACACCTTAACATTGGCTTGGCTTAATAACGAAAAGCCTGACTTGTCGCGTGAGGATGTTGATTTAACCGCATTAATCGAAACTATTGCAGAAGATGCGCGGTTTGAATTCACCCAGCATCAGCTGGTGTTGCAATTACCAGAGAGCTGTCAGATTGAAAATAGCAATCATCGAGCGCTAGGACAATCGATAGAAAATGTGGTTCGAAACTCGATGAAATACTCACCCGAGCAATCTCAGGTCTCTATTAAGTGCTGGCAGGAAGCCGAGTTGGTAACAATTGAAATCAGCGACCAAGGTGCAGGTGTTCCCGTAGAACGTCTTGAAGATATGTTTGAGCCCTTTGTGCGACTCGACCAAGCACGTGATAGAGCCAGTGGCGGTTATGGTTTGGGCTTAGCACTAACCAAACGCCAAATAACAGCGCTCGGCGGAACTATTAGCGCATCAGCAAACACACCTCATGGTTTAGTAATGACCATGACTCTACCTATCAAATAA